A window of Strigops habroptila isolate Jane chromosome 5, bStrHab1.2.pri, whole genome shotgun sequence contains these coding sequences:
- the ANXA11 gene encoding annexin A11 isoform X1 gives MSYPGYPPAGGYPPAAPGSSPWGGAAYPHSNPPPIGLENVGGYATQFDPNYMAGMASSLAGTFGGTNVPQGVYPSTPGGYPPVPPGGFGHPPPGQQPSYGGYPPPGGNPPSGMPSYPGYPGGPVPGQPPPPPTSYPGQPTATYPGQQPMPNYPPGPAVDPSMPSYGGSTGPTIPPVTYGNRGTITDALGFDPLKDAEVLRKAMKGLGTDEQAIIDCLGSRSNKQRQQIILSFKTAYGKDLIKDLKSELSGNFEKTILAMMKTPVMFDAYEIKEAIKGIGTDENCLIEILASRSNEHIQELSRVYKAEFKKTLEEAIRSDTSGHFQRLLISLSQGNRDESTTVDMALVQKDVQELYAAGENRLGTDESKFNAILCTRSRTHLRAVFSEYQRMCNRDIERSICREMSGDLEKGMLAVVKCLKNTPAFFAERLQKAMKGAGTKDRTLIRIMVSRSEVDLLDIRAEYKRMYGKSLYADITGDTSGDYRKILLKLCGGND, from the exons ATGAGTTACCCTGGCTATCCCCCAGCGGGTGGATAtccaccagcagccccag GTAGCAGTCCTTGGGGCGGTGCTGCCTATCCACATTCAAATCCACCTCCAATTGGTCTAGAAAATGTGGGTGGCTATGCCACTCAATTTGATCCCAACTACATGGCTGGAATG GCATCCAGTCTGGCGGGGACCTTTGGTGGAACAAATGTACCACAAGGTGTATATCCTTCAACACCTGGGGGTTATCCCCCAGTCCCTCCAGGTGGCTTTGGGCACCCTCCACCAGGACAACAGCCCTCTTATGGAGGGTATCCTCCACCTGGAGGAAATCCACCATCAGGAATGCCATCTTACCCAGGATACCCAGGTGGCCCTGTGCCAGGCCAGCCCCCACCACCACCTACGAGCTATCCAGGACAACCAACAGCAACTTACCCAGGGCAGCAGCCCATGCCAAATTATCCACCAGGCCCAGCTGTGGATCCATCTATGCCCTCTTACGGAGGAAGTACAGGGCCTACAATCCCTCCTGTAACA TATGGAAACCGAGGCACAATCACCGATGCACTGGGATTTGACCCTCTGAAGGATGCAGAAGTCTTAAGGAAGGCCATGAAGGGATTAG GAACTGATGAGCAGGCGATTATAGATTGCCTTGGAAGTCGTTCAAACAAGCAACGGCAGCAGATCATCCTGTCCTTCAAAACAGCTTATGGAAAG GATTTGATCAAGGATCTCAAGTCTGAGCTATCAGGTAACTTTGAGAAGACAATCTTAGCAATGATGAAGACACCTGTCATGTTTGATGCTTATGAAATCAAGGAAGCTATAAAG GGCATTGGCACAGATGAAAATTGTCTCATTGAAATCTTAGCTTCTCGCAGTAATGAGCATATTCAGGAACTCAGCAGGGTCTACAAAGCAG AATTTAAGAAAACTCTGGAGGAAGCAATAAGAAGTGATACATCTGGACACTTTCAGAGGCTTTTGATTTCACTTTCTCAG GGAAACAGAGATGAAAGTACAACTGTTGACATGGCTCTTGTCCAAAAAGATGTGCAG GAGCTATATGCAGCTGGAGAGAACCGTCTAGGAACTGATGAATCCAAATTCAATGCCATTCTGTGCACAAGAAGCAGGACCCACCTCAGAGCAG TCTTCAGCGAGTACCAGAGGATGTGTAACCGGGACATTGAGAGAAGCATATGCCGTGAAATGTCTGGAGACCTGGAAAAGGGCATGCTGGCAGTAG TTAAGTGCCTCAAGAACACACCAGCTTTTTTTGCAGAGAGATTACAGAAGGCTATGAAG GGAGCAGGAACAAAAGACAGAACTCTGATTCGAATCATGGTATCACGCAGTGAGGTTGACCTCCTGGACATACGTGCAGAATACAAGCGGATGTATGGCAAATCCCTCTATGCAGACATCACT GGTGATACTTCAGGAGACTACCGGAAAATCCTACTCAAGTTGTGTGGTGGAAATGACTAA
- the ANXA11 gene encoding annexin A11 isoform X2, which yields MSYPGYPPAGGYPPAAPGSSPWGGAAYPHSNPPPIGLENVGGYATQFDPNYMAGMYGNRGTITDALGFDPLKDAEVLRKAMKGLGTDEQAIIDCLGSRSNKQRQQIILSFKTAYGKDLIKDLKSELSGNFEKTILAMMKTPVMFDAYEIKEAIKGIGTDENCLIEILASRSNEHIQELSRVYKAEFKKTLEEAIRSDTSGHFQRLLISLSQGNRDESTTVDMALVQKDVQELYAAGENRLGTDESKFNAILCTRSRTHLRAVFSEYQRMCNRDIERSICREMSGDLEKGMLAVVKCLKNTPAFFAERLQKAMKGAGTKDRTLIRIMVSRSEVDLLDIRAEYKRMYGKSLYADITGDTSGDYRKILLKLCGGND from the exons ATGAGTTACCCTGGCTATCCCCCAGCGGGTGGATAtccaccagcagccccag GTAGCAGTCCTTGGGGCGGTGCTGCCTATCCACATTCAAATCCACCTCCAATTGGTCTAGAAAATGTGGGTGGCTATGCCACTCAATTTGATCCCAACTACATGGCTGGAATG TATGGAAACCGAGGCACAATCACCGATGCACTGGGATTTGACCCTCTGAAGGATGCAGAAGTCTTAAGGAAGGCCATGAAGGGATTAG GAACTGATGAGCAGGCGATTATAGATTGCCTTGGAAGTCGTTCAAACAAGCAACGGCAGCAGATCATCCTGTCCTTCAAAACAGCTTATGGAAAG GATTTGATCAAGGATCTCAAGTCTGAGCTATCAGGTAACTTTGAGAAGACAATCTTAGCAATGATGAAGACACCTGTCATGTTTGATGCTTATGAAATCAAGGAAGCTATAAAG GGCATTGGCACAGATGAAAATTGTCTCATTGAAATCTTAGCTTCTCGCAGTAATGAGCATATTCAGGAACTCAGCAGGGTCTACAAAGCAG AATTTAAGAAAACTCTGGAGGAAGCAATAAGAAGTGATACATCTGGACACTTTCAGAGGCTTTTGATTTCACTTTCTCAG GGAAACAGAGATGAAAGTACAACTGTTGACATGGCTCTTGTCCAAAAAGATGTGCAG GAGCTATATGCAGCTGGAGAGAACCGTCTAGGAACTGATGAATCCAAATTCAATGCCATTCTGTGCACAAGAAGCAGGACCCACCTCAGAGCAG TCTTCAGCGAGTACCAGAGGATGTGTAACCGGGACATTGAGAGAAGCATATGCCGTGAAATGTCTGGAGACCTGGAAAAGGGCATGCTGGCAGTAG TTAAGTGCCTCAAGAACACACCAGCTTTTTTTGCAGAGAGATTACAGAAGGCTATGAAG GGAGCAGGAACAAAAGACAGAACTCTGATTCGAATCATGGTATCACGCAGTGAGGTTGACCTCCTGGACATACGTGCAGAATACAAGCGGATGTATGGCAAATCCCTCTATGCAGACATCACT GGTGATACTTCAGGAGACTACCGGAAAATCCTACTCAAGTTGTGTGGTGGAAATGACTAA